The Raphanus sativus cultivar WK10039 chromosome 6, ASM80110v3, whole genome shotgun sequence sequence GCTATTACCGGTTTAATCTGTTAAGTGAACAAACAATCTTGTAATAAAAGAAGTTAAAATCCACAAGAACAGCAATTGTGTAAACACAATACTGTCTGTCTTCAAGTCTCTGCGAATTGTCTTAACCCCTTAACTAATCCCAATTCTAAGCTTTCAAGGTTTCTATCCGAAATCTTCAATTTTTGCTTCCTAATTTGTAGCGATTTTGAATATTTCTTTCTCTCTGCAGAGAGTAAAATGGCGGATGCGCCTTCGAGTCCAGCCGGAGACGGCGGAGAaagcggcggcggcggcggctcGGTTAGGGAGCAGGACAGGTACCTTCCAATAGCTAATATAAGCAGGATCATGAAAAAGGCGTTGCCTCCAAACGGGAAGATCGGGAAAGATGCTAAAGACACTGTTCAGGAATGCGTCTCtgagttcatcagcttcatcaccAGCGagtatgtttctttctttcttctttatgaatctctctctctctctctgagttTTAGCTTTTAGTAAAGtcttttaactttttcttttatctGAACTCTAATCAAACAAAAGTGTTGATATTGATTCTTGATCCTGTTCCAAGATTCTTTCATCTTTTGAATCtgtgaaaatttgaaattatgtaTTCGTTTATTGTAGATAAGATTTGGCTAGTCACTCCTATCTTCTACTATCTGAAGTCTTTTAGGTCCAGAGACTGTCCTTTGGGATCCTTATCTGATCTTATGTTTGATTAGTGTTTTGTGTAATGGTTGGTTTTGGTTTGACtgttatgtgttttttttatctctAATTTGCGAGACTATGGATTTATCTGTTATCTGGTAAACAGGGCAAGTGATAAGTGCcagaaagagaaaagaaaaactgtgAATGGTGAGGATTTGTTGTGGGCAATGGCAACGTTAGGTTTTGAGGATTACCTTGAACCCTTAAAGGTTTACCTTGCGAGGTACAGGGAGGTAAGTTCACATTTTTTAACTTCTTAACCCCCCTCCTTTTCTACAgactgttttatttttcttaaagcAAGAAAGATAAAACTAAGATCAAAACTTTGCTTGTCGAAAACTTGTGAAGAAAATTTTGTTTACTCTTTTGGCTTTTAAAGCTCTTGCCATTGCGAGACACTGATTTGGTCTTTTTCATTTCCATGTGTATGGGGTTGCTGTGAAACAATCCTGCTCCTGCTGATGCAGTTGGaggtaaattataaaaaaaatcccatatgccaccatttcaacttcttttaattttgaatttttctacTCACAAGAGTCATTCCATTCCATTGGTGTCTTACGGAATCATAACAGGGGGATAATAAGGGCTCAGGAAAGAGCGGGGATGGATCCAATAGAGATGCACCTGGTGGAGGTGTTCCCGGTGAAGATATGCCGGTATGGTTTTTGACAAATGTTacagtttttaattttttttttttgctttttgttttcttagcTCTGCCTTCGTCATTTTGATTACACAGAGCTGGTGAACGAAGTTGCAAGAAACTCTACAGAGATAAGAACAACGCCCAGTGATCAAAGTAAtccctttctctctctatcACACTGGCTTGTATATATACCCAATTGAAGTGCATAGTAATCTGTATGCATGTAGGTTTTATATCCAACCTTTCACGTTTATATTACAATAAAGTACTACAGCATAAAATCTCTTTTAGTAAAAACCATAACTTTTACAGCATAAATTTTACTAACTTTCTTTTTGgtgtaattatttttactaactTACCAAAGGTAAATCTGCTGATCAAGTTGatttttaattgttattattatttttttgtggcTGAATCTTACCCCCATTGCATGATCTTTAACCCATCTCCTTGACAACGATTTTGGCTAACGTggaattttctttaaaatgtgTGCAGGTAAACTTAGAGATCAGTGTGTTGTTAACAATAAACTTAGAGATCCGGTTTAGTTGGTTGTAGTTGAATATTTCTCTTAGATACCAGAACTATTTGAAAGAAGGTAAAAAATGTGTCTAAAAGCTCTCATCTCTTAGCTTCGTTTATGGATTTCAAAAAGTTGAATATGAACAGACTAAGATCTCATCTATTTGATATCCATTCTCTTTTATTTAGTCTTTATAAACTCGTTATCAAACAATTAGTTTAGAAAGACCAAAGAAACTTgaatacaagaaaaaaaatgtcatCTAAATGAACATCCGCTAATCCGAATTGCTTACAAGCTTGCTGGAGCTCATCTCTAGTATATATAGCCACTACCATCTTTATCAAAGTAAGAAAAACAGTGAACAAATGGTCTtctttctctattttatttaaatgcaCCATTGCTGCTATAAACTCTCCATAGGCTTATCTATATCCACCTGAAAATGTGTGTTTCCAAATGATTTGATAGCTTTGTATAACCTATAGTCAAAAGGCAAGTAGAGAACTAAGACTTACTGCTTGCATTAGTCCTAATATTTCTAAATCTTCAAGGTTAGGGCTAACTCTGTCTAATCCTTTCTCGAGTTCTTCTAAAGTTATGTGTCTGTTTCTATCATTTTGAACATCTCTTTCACTCCTGCTATCTCTTCCTCTGACAAGGTCTCTGCTATCTCCTGAATGAATCTCCATATAACAGCATGTCTCGTAAAGATACATTGGTTAAACTGCAAAGTTACTATAAATAGTTCACCCTGATAGCAATTTTGTTGAGCTTGTTCATGGCTGAGAACTGTTTCAAACGACTTAGGACAGCAGAATTATCAACAAAACAGAGCGAACCAAAGTCACTAACCTTGAGTGCTGCTTTTTCATCTCCACTAACAAACAAGAAGTTCTCAGGCTTAAGATAACGGTGCATCACACCAAGAGAATGACAAGCTTGGGTAATGGTAACACCGACGATGATCCTCCCAAGCTCAGCAGCTTTTCTCTCAGTGTAATGACCTCTCTGTATAATCCTATCGAACAGCTCTCCACATGCACAAATCTCCATCACGATCTGGATCACGTCAGGATGTCCAGACAAGTGATGCCATTATCGGAATCTCTCTTCTTACGTCTTACACATCTTCAGGGGTCGTCAGTTTCCTCTTAGCGATGGTTTTTTGCAAGCTATTTCTTGACCTAACTTTCTCCCCAAGCTATAGGTTTCCTTGAGATTCTCTGTTTTCCTCCCATGTGCTGAGTCTATCTGTAGACCCACGCTCGCCATTAGTTTCGTATGCGCCTCTCTAGGAGTTGGTACCGCCGGTGGAGCCGGATCCAAGGCGGAGGAAGCGTCTTCATAGCCGCCGTTAACGCTCTTCTTCCGGCTGATGTGGTCTTTGTTGCTCGTAAGGCTCTCTTTTGGTTTCTGGTTACGCCAAACAGCGGCACTAACGGACTGAATGAACCCACTAGCGTTTAGCTGGACCCACGCATGTGTTTTCCATTCAAGTTGTTTAACCTAATTCACAAAACCTATTTTTTGTTCTTGTCattgattctctctctctctctctctctctctctctctctctctctctctctctctctctctctctctctctctcaaagcTTCCAGCGATCGCCGTTTCTCTCCAAGATCGAAACACACAAACCATTCAATAGCGTACACAAATCCATCGATGCGGAAACGTGAGATGATCACAGTAACCGGTTGATCCTAGCTTTTGCAGCTTATTCTTTCTTGCGCCAGAAGCAAAGTTTTCTTGATAAAAGTTAGGTCGAAGGGTTTTGCTTCCGAGAAAGGTTCATgagtttttagcaaaaaaaaaaaaaaaaaaggttcatgGGTCGATGCtgatcagaggagaagaagaggaaatgAGAGGATAAGGAGGATGATGATGAACAGTGTAGTGGTCGTAGTATGCCCATCCTCTGGCATGAGCCAATAACCAAAAGGCTGGGGACATTTCTTTCTCCATAACTAAATTGTACtgaaccaaattttataaataaaattttatctctagaaggaaagaaaaagtaaaaccaGGTCAGAATAGAGAACCATAATACTATTAATAAAACGAAATAttcaaaaatccaaaatatttgaatatttttgattcaaaatatttgaaattatgcTAATTATCCAGATTTTTATCTGAACAATCCAAATTACCCAATATATAATCTGaaaatctaaattattcaaCGTTTTATTATCCAAACAGAACTAAAAACCAAATTAACTGaatcaaacaaaattttataaataaccaaataatTCATAATCTATAGAACAAAAAAatcgaaaaccaaaaaaaaatatagaaaactgaaatattcaaaccaaaaccaaatgcTTGTGTATCTCAAAAGTATGAGGATGCTCTTGAAATACGTTCAGAGATTAATAGTAAAGACATTTTTCTATTATGACGTGATGAATTGTCTTTTTATAATTCAGCATTAACAGCATTTTAGTTACATTCCAGTTTAGCGTGAGCAAATTAGACTTTGGATATGTGCTATATAATGTTAGCATTTGGTTTTCCATTGGTCTCATTTTGTGACATAATTATGCAAACTATCCCAGTGGCTATATGAAGTTGGGAAGATGCCCGACTCTTGAATTTGAAATattaccccccccccccccaccccacCCCGCCCCACACAATTATTGTTATTTGTTCCAAATCTCGCattgattttaaatttctttcTTCCTTTAATTCCATATCTGTTGACTAACATACACATAGAAATTCTCAAAACAAAAGTTAATGTTGTCAAATACTGTAGTATTCATTTGTGTTGCAGTAGCATTACTATGATTACTTAGATGAAGACTAAAAATGCTTTTTTACTGTGAACCCACGTTCATGGTATATTAAACatgataaaaagaaatttcaacaAGAGTATGAATGAAGGTTCAAGGAAAGAAATATATTCCATGCCTTTTCACTTAGCTGTAACAACATGTcttctataaataaaatgtaaaattaacaAGACTAATATGTTGGAAAGAATCATGAAGCCTCCACTTTTACTTTTGCTGTTAAACGAACCTTCCCTTTAAACAATGGCCTTTGGTATTGGAAGGTCCactaataacaaaatataaatatataataagaaacaTAGTTGGGCTTTTTCTTTATTCCCCTGCAATCACATGGAAGCCGACATGAGTGGGTTTCGGACTTAGGAATCATGAGAAGCtaagagcatccacaatggtgGATTCCATTGTGGAGTCTTTAGAgactattttagtattttttttttttattgaatagataAGGATTCTTAGCAAAATAAGCAGTCCAATGGTGGATTCCTTTTAAGAATCCTTAGgagaaaaaagttttttttgttaaacatatgaagaacaagaacagagtAAGACAACACTAAACAATGATTCAATATTCATTTCTTATGTTTAAACAAGTCTGAGAGAAGTCCCAAGTAACTTTGTTTGACAACAACAAGTAAAGGTTACCTCGTCTGATCCACATGCTCTCACAAAACTTGGCTGGAAACAAGTAAATAAACAGATTCCAGGCACCAACTGCTTCATCTTCTCGTTGCCACCAGCATGATCCCTTCCAACAAGGATGCTCACGAGGATGCTAACCTGTTTCGCATCTGACATGCCCATCGACAACAACTCATCCATAATTGCCTCCCAAATGAGCTGGCCTCGGAAGAAAAGCCGTGTTCCGTTCTGAGAAGAGAGAAAACATGAAACTTAAGCATCCCTTTTTTTGCCTTGGATAGATTTTGACACTAAGGAGTAACATCCTCTGCAAACAACAACGAAGCACACACTGTTAGAAATGCTCAAAACATGTTAAGCCCAAGATCTTAGATGTTGCTAATGCGAGCTTTTACCAATGCGGCCAATTTTGATGCCAGAACGGGCAAGAGCTCTGAGAGCAGACTGAGCACCAGGACCAGTGGCACGGAGCTTCACGTGCATTGAGGTGATTCCAAGCTCCTTGCATCTCTGAGCAACGTCTTGTGCAGCAAGCATAGCTGCGTAGGTTAACAAGGACATGACACTAAATCAGAAAGTATATCCATTTATTTATCAGCTACCGCTGCAGTGACAGCCTAGAGAAACTAAACAGATCACAAACCTATAGCTAGATCAAGAAGCAAAAAGAGAAGGCAATCATCACAGAGTACCTGCAGCGACGTATCCATAAGCACTTCAAATTCGCAAAGCTTTATGCAAAGAAGAGTATACACAAACATACACATACCAATACATGACCATTCTTTTGTTGGCTTTTGTATTGAATCTGAACGGAAACATATATGAAATTAAACACAGATAAATGAAAGCATCACAAATCTTAAGAGAATGAGTAATAGAGTACCTCTCTTGTGCCATAAACAGCCGCAATTACTTTTGTATTACCCATCCCGTAAACAGCAGAACTAGACAAGAACAAcaagtttgattttttaattcatGCAAGTGCCAAATTAGAACTGAGATAAAAGATAGGAAAAAGATCAGTGTTTACCCGTTTGCCCTGGAAACAACTTAATTACTCATTCAGATCGTTTGTGAGATTGGGACTGATCTCAATCAAAGCTTCTATTCCATATCGATGGCTCTGGCGGAAGGGGAACAGTGGTAAGAGCCTTCAATCACTTGAACGAAAGTTTCTGGATTCGATGAAGATCGTATCGACGTGACGGAGAGAGAGGATCTCGTCGCGAGAGAGAGGATGAGTATtgacggagagagagagaggagaagttGTGTTGAAATTAAATGAGGTTATGGATGCGAAGAAGAATTGGGAAGTGAATGGGAAGTGAGGAAGAAGAATTGAACAGGGAGAAAAGAGCGAGATGGATGAGCAGAAGAGTTAAGGATCAAATCCTTAATTCCCTTAGCTAAGGATTCATTCTTAGCTACAGgaattgttttaatatttttttaatccatTTAGCTTAGGAATTGATGCTAAGGATTTGCTAACATCCTCCGTTGCAGGTGGTCTAACAATCATACTTGATAGTTGATACTGAGTTTTAGTGGTAGCATTTACAATTAACAAtgtcttatatattttatgatattgACAACGTATTGCGACATACGTGGGATAgtatttttaactataaaaagttaaataatttttaagtgaataatattaatgtatttaataaaacgtttttaaGTATACAAAATTTACATATACAATCTTGGTTGCTGAAAACACCTCTTAGTAATTGGGAAAAGATATActatcaaaaatttatatatcatcgAGTTTCGACAAATATTCGAGTGTCTCATCAAATAAAAGAACTATAGTATTCTTTATACAAAATTGCGTTTATATTCTACAGTACCTGTATTATATATGATGTACATACTACAAATTTTGCAAGGACTTCAACTACAAACTCCTTGTTACCACTCAACAACAGAGAGATCCTGCTCGGCCTCAACTATCTGCTATTTACAAGAGTTGGAGAAAGAGAAACCATCAAATCATCTATAACGTTAACTACATCTCCCCTCTTACTCAACTCTGATTCCTAGTGACATGTTGGTACGAAATCAAATTCAAACACCTGGTACACAAGATGCAACAATGGTTGCTAAAATTACTGTTTTGGTTAAGAAAATCTATATACTGAATATTTTCGTCTACATGATAGTAAGCAGTCGTCATATGttattattaataacaaattttgGTTATCCACATTTTCCATTGGTGCTCACTACCAATATAATTCAACTAGCTAGGTAACAATAATGTTGAATTAATATGCAAACTTGGATCTGATCTATTTGGTCAGGTTCTATTAAACTGTAGGTGGGTGTAATTTTCACCCCCACTTTTGTGGACTTTTGATGGTTTATTTGTCCTTCCTCTCATTTTGGAGTGTGTAACTGTAGTGTAGTATAATTTTCAGTCAATAAGAACTGTTTCTTccaaattacatataaaatcatttaacaaaaaaaaagaataaattaatatatgtatgtCTTTTCTCCTTCAGTTAAGTAGTTTTAGTTTCAATAGTGCTATTTTGGGATACTTTTCCTAAAATTAAACGTATAAACGTATTGCAGAACTAGGATGCCGAAAAACTTTTGTTACGTGAAAATCCGACCCCGTTACCTTTTTGATGCCACGAACGGTCGAAGACAGAAGAGTGGCAACTTTGAGTTTAAGCTAAAAGCAAGATTCTATAAGCTACAAAGTTGGGGTGTGTGTGAACTATCAACGCTTTTAGCCAACCTCATGCATAAGCGAATACGCATTATAGCCGTATAGGTAACACTTAAGTATTATTCTTGCTGAAAATAGCGAACAATAATTCCCAGCCATAATATTGTCAACTTTTCCGACTCTATCTGTCCTTTTCATGGCCTTTAAGTTTCACACATAATATTTCTCTgcattttgtttaatatttaccGAAAACTTTGAATTCCAAATATCCTTTTTTCTTCATGATTAACTAAACCGATTAAATGTTAGGCATTGGGATGCCTTCCGTTTACACAGTTTAACACAAGTTGTAGAAGTATCGTTTTGTCTAGACTTTCAAAAATCGGCTTGATATTTAACTTTGAattatttttgggttcaccccATACGCTGAACCTctagattcaccaaccaataagattatgtcatttaaaatttagtatcttttaaaaaaggaaacaaaatattatcgaattatattatactttcaaaataaaaattaaacaaaaattatactaatcacaaaaacaaaattttttaatctaaaaaaatattttcaaaaaatatttttaacgttcctaacaaacattaaatcttagacTTTTGGATAACAAGAAtttcggatttacccaagggtttaggtttatccaaaggtttaaggtttaggattatgatttagagtatagtttttttgttgattgtgttataattagtttttttaaatcaaagttttataatttatccaaaggtttactaaaagatttagggtttaacatttagagattagtgtttttttgtggtatttatttttttctgaaaaaatacttattttttgcatttagtattattttatttatttttactttttttatttttaaaatgtaatataatttggcaatttttttttttcaaaagatgtcaaatttgaaataactaaatctTATTGGTGGTGAATGTATAGTTTCACCCTATGGGTTGAACCCCTCTTTGACTTTTGGCACTGACCAGAAGGTCCAGAACTTAAATATCTTTTGAGTCGACATTTTACcaactaaatataatttatgtactTGACGTTTTGTCATCAGTGATTCACACCGTctccaaaaccaaaataattttttttggactTCAAATGAATAATTAATTTAGGAACATcgttcaaatataattattttccgCGTGACAGTAAAACAAATAAGAATTGATAtctaaaacagaagtcatgatttcttttatgtgtgattttttaatttggttcatcacttataaagtttattaaatatatttattaagactaatattaaatataaactttaaaatactcTAATCacaatatcttttgatatcttttcattttgaatatacacatatttatttaaattttttgacaaatctgttttaaaagatttttacaAGAtcttttttttcgaaaatatatttaaatatttttactaatttcgaaattagtttgaaatattattataccatatatatcatattttatctattatataatcaatCAATCATATTTAAAGAAAACTTTATGTTGAGATAAAtgtaataaaattgtattaaattgataaatttatatattttatttttgtaagtataaaatatttatgttcaaaaataaaatctaatacgTTAGTAGACGGGttaatattagtaaaatatataatacatgtataaaattaacatgtatttcattaaaactaataatataaagtCTTTGTAACTACTTTTAATCATGATATCTTTccattttaaatctaaatatatatattttatatattatattttaaaaatctaataaatctgtgtaaaaatattttaaagtgaaACATTTAAACTATATCCtattttatctactttatagTCATAATCATCATGttaaaatacaattattatattaaactaaatatgataaaattatattaaattcataaattttatttccataaatataaactattattttaaaaatataatattgatgacagaacaatttaaaattagcaaactatataatacatatctaaaattaacatatcttagacttttttatatacaattatatattatataaaatgaataaacataaaaatattggtAAAAGAAAATCCAACTTTGAAGTACGGGTCAGAATTTACCAAAAcctaaatacaaaataattttcaaatatattttctcatGAATATATTACTTGCTTAATAACTAAATGAAAATACAATacgataaatatataataagaagtgaCAAATTCATACGATTTTAAATAGTTAACtaattataatatgtaaattataaaaattattgtatatgaaatagttatataataatataaatagatgattaatgttaaaatataaactatttatgtTCTAGAACAAATATCTATGTATATTTTGGAAACAAACATCAGCGCGATTGCGTGGAAGAAGATCTAGTTGTTATTAAGGGTTTGTCATTACTCTCACGACATCCACGCATCAACCTTCTGTCTAACTGTCTTAGTTTATTGGGCCAAAAAGAGTTGACCGTATCCTCGTCCACTCTATTATTGCTGACGTGATCATTTATGGAGAAATGAAAGAAGTAAATGACGAAAAGAAAATTATCagcagtttttaaaaaattggtgTGGACACtgatattattttcttcttcatatCTTTACTATTGTCAGTTTCTTCTTGTATCTTTTCCTAATTTCAAGAGTAATTAAGATTCTATTACAAGTTtctttgagaaaagaaaagtttaatGTTCTTtatagaaaagaagaaaatagatTTAATGGTTTTACTTTGAGAAATATCCAAGATATTAGCAACTTTGTCAAAAATATGGACAAATATAGATCTTAAGGATTAAAATGAtgggttaactaatctaaaaaTAAGGTTTATAATTAAGGAAAAGAATTTGAGActgagattttaaattttataaaataaaaataaatattaaaattttgaaaatgaaaaatttaatttcaaaagttttttcttgaatttcataaaaaattgaaatgtttttttcaaatagaaaaaattgaaattgaaaatatataatctgaaactattaaaaattatttatttacttctatttatatatctattatatatagggtttttcttatcaaaataaatattttattcattttttttcctatGATATCTTTCTACGACGAATAActtgaaaaaaatcaattttgtaGGATGGCccttttacttttatttgattAGTTTTGTAAGATTCAAAAGCAACTAGGTAAAATCAATAAACCCTTAGCAGTTTCAATATACTAATTTAGATTTTAGACCATCCTTTAACTATTGTTCTACATACTTTTTAAATTGTATGGTTTCGTGTCCGATGCTGGTAATTCATGTTGCTTGTAGACCTTATCAATGTgtcaaatattttaagatatgcTTTGATAAATTCTGTAATAACCAGGCTATATAAAATTGGAAAAATAGTTTACAACATCTTAATGCTCCGGGTTCGACTGGTAAGAGCCTTGAGGACCAATTGTCATACTTTCGGATTTGACGCCAACCGGAGGCGAACTGTCCATCCATATCATTAAACGCGGTACTGGGTGTTGGGTCTTGTCCCCAGCCCAAATAAAATCCTTCCGGGTGAAGTGGACCGCTATCTGACCAAGAACTCcggattattaaaaaaaaaaacatcttaatGCTAACTCACCAAGTATAGATAGTCTTTTTTTCTAGCAACTATTTTTAAGAGAGTTTTGTCAATGAAATTAAGTCATTAGTTGGCCCAGACGTTCTATCCAGCCGTATATATAGGATAAAATGGAGTGGCATAGATTCATGGACTATGACTCCATAACTCAAACAtgcataaattcaaaaatatcttttatttttctattgtgAATCAAACATTAATGATAAGATAACGCCGGAGCCACAACTTGTTTTGGTCCTCAATCTATATTTCTCAAGATTTTTCTTTTAGGGGGATGCTCTAAGTTGTACTCATATACTTGAATAAAGTCTAAACGTTTCAAAATCAACTTAAAAAACTGGTTATAGATCAATTATGTGACGAGTAGTAGTAGTGTATTCGTTTTCTCTTGCTAATAATGGTCTCCATGTGTGGATGCGGAGGATTAATTACTTAGCCTAACTATATTATCAGATTAAAATATCTAACAAACATATAATTGACATAATAATAGtgtgattaattgattagaccTTGCGTAACTAGAAAAAAAAGGATCCGTCCAATGTGAACGACGGAATGTGGACATAGAAGTCAGCTTTAGAAGCAATAACATTTCAGCACATCGACGTAAGATGTCAACACCAAAGACATCAACATTTAATTAGTCAACTGTGATATAGATAGAGTCAagccattaatttttttttttcgtttgttGCCTTGTTGCCATGTTGGTACTTGCTAACGTCTTAGGCGGGAAAAAAAGTAGGATACTTTTTTTGGTCAAGGAAAAAATGTAAGatacaataatttataaaatagtttttgaaccaagtttataaaatataactaataatttataagcAAGTAGTTGTCCAATTTTTTCGCTTTGGGATCACAATCACCGGTCGAACACAGGCACCCATAACTGATAATCCAACATatcatctaaaaataattatcgtTTGTTACAACAAAATCATCATGAATTGAAAGAATTACATCTTGAGTCTCATCGAAATCGAATGGTAGTTGAGCAATCAGGTTGACAATTTTCCATCTGTGGAATCTTGAAAATATGTAGCTCGTAATTCTGTAGCTAGTTTCATGTGTTTATGTGATTTTTTCAACATAGCATACGTACTAAACTAGTTGAAattttctttacatttttaaCCCGTTTTGCTATGTAATCGAAACGGATTAGCAGATTCCATTATGTGTCTAGGGTATCATAAAACAGATTTTTTATAGATCAAACATtcatttttgagttttttttttgacgaagtttttttgagtttctttaataaaatagattaagaAATCAATTGGTGTTGACCATTATGTTGTCGCCATATCTGTTATAGAGTTCaatattataaacattttaaatatatagtcgTGGTCGATCGATATGCAGTCAATTTCTAGTTCTTGAAAccatatttttattctatagtTTGTAGTCACATTTCCTTGTAACAAAATAAATGGTGTTggtaaaagaaaacatttatatgatgtaagtatatatttcaaatttattatagtcaatctataaatgaaaaaaaaaaatttgtagatatctccACTACTAAATTATTTAACGTGAAAGATACGTATATTTAAAAACAAGGATCATTAATGTATAAGAACTAAGAAGTATATACTAATAGATGGAAATTAAGATGCCATGAAAAAAAACACGTTGGGTCACGGAAGAGAAGGTAGCTTGCTGGGCTAAAGCAATTAAGCAAGAAACTTTCTGGAAATGCCTTAAAGTCTCTTACTTTCCGATACGAAACAAACCATTCCACAAGTCATGAACCTTACTCATTCCCTACAATAGGTGTTATTCCCATACGGCCATACCCAAATAATTACAATTGACATTGTAGTGTGTActctgtatatatataagaatc is a genomic window containing:
- the LOC130495994 gene encoding 40S ribosomal protein S14-2-like isoform X1, with amino-acid sequence MGNTKVIAAVYGTREIQYKSQQKNGHVLVLCDDCLLFLLLDLAIAMLAAQDVAQRCKELGITSMHVKLRATGPGAQSALRALARSGIKIGRIEDVTP
- the LOC130495994 gene encoding 40S ribosomal protein S14-2-like isoform X2, with translation MCMFVYTLLCIKLCEFEVLMDTSLQVLCDDCLLFLLLDLAIAMLAAQDVAQRCKELGITSMHVKLRATGPGAQSALRALARSGIKIGRIEDVTP
- the LOC108812985 gene encoding nuclear transcription factor Y subunit B-1, which translates into the protein MADAPSSPAGDGGESGGGGGSVREQDRYLPIANISRIMKKALPPNGKIGKDAKDTVQECVSEFISFITSEASDKCQKEKRKTVNGEDLLWAMATLGFEDYLEPLKVYLARYREVSSHFLTS